The window GAGCTGTGGGCCTTCCACGACAACCGTATCGCGGTCCGCTTCCAATACGAATGGCATGACGCCGCCGGCGACTGGTTCCGCTCCTACGGCAACGAGCAGTGGGAGTTCGACGAGCGCGGCCTGATGCGCCGCCGCGAGGCGAGCATCAACGACGTCGTGATCAGGGAAAGCCAGCGCAAGTTCCTGTGGCCCAAGGGCCCGCGCCCGGAGGACTTTCCCGGGCTGACGGAGCTTGGGCTGTAAGAAGGCGAGCGGCGGGCTTAGAGCCGCCGCTCGCCTTCGGCGCGCCTCAGCCGCGCGGATCGTAGGGCGCCTCGTCGCGCAGGCGCCTGGCAAGCTCGTCGAGCTTCGGGTCGCCGCCCGGCGGCAGGGCGATGCGGAGCTCCACCAGCAGGTCGCCCGCGGACCCGTCGGCGCCGATGCCCTTGCCGCGCAGCCGCAGCGTGCGGCCGCCGTCGGAGCCGGCCGGGACCTTGAGCTCCACCGCGCCGTCGAGCGTCGGCACCCGCACCTTGGCGCCCAGCACCGCCTCGTAGAGCGCGACCGGAACCTCGACGCGCACGTCGCGGCCCTCGGCGCGGAACTGCGGGTCGGGCGCGATGCGCACCCGCACCAGCGCGTCGCCCGGCGCGCCGCCGAGCCCGCTCGCCTGGCCCTGGCCCTTGAGGCGGATCGATTTGCCGTCCTCGATGCCGGCCGGCACCGAGACCTCGAGCTCCTTGCCGGTGGGGAGCCTGACGCGGCGCTTGGCGCCCCGGGCCCACTCGCGGAAGGGCACGACGATCTCCGCCGTCACGTCCTCGCCGCGCGGCGGCTCGCCGCCGAAGCCGGCGCCCCCACGCGGTCGCCGGCCGCCGAAGGCGCCAAGTATGTCCTCGAAGATGTCCTCGTTCCCCGCCCCGCCGCCGAAGCCTCGGCGCGCGCCGCCGAACGGCGAGCCGCCCAGGTCGAACTCGAAATGCGCGCCGCGGGGGCCGGCGCCCGGGCGCGCGGAGGCGCCCTCGAACCCGCGGAACCGCGGCTTGCCCTCGGCGTCGATCTCGCCGCGGTCGAACTGGCCGCGCTTGTTCTCGTCGGACAGCAGCTCGTAGGCCGAGCTGATCTCGGCGAAGCGTTCCTTCGCTTTGGGATCGTCGGGCCGCTGGTCCGGATGCCAGGTCTTCGCGAGCTTGCGGAAGGCCTTCTTGATGTCGGCGGACGTCGCCGAGCGCGTCACGCCGAGCACGTCATAGGGATCGCGCATCGGGTCGTTCGTCACCGTCGTTGATGTTGGGCGCGCCGCCGTTGAGAGACGCGGCGCGTGTCGCCCTCAATGTGGATCGGCTGTGACTGGAATGCAACAGTGAGTGCGTGCGATCAGAGCGAGCGGCTCGCGGTGGTGCGGATCGCCACCGCTTCCCAGTAGCCCGCCGCCGTGCGGCAGGCCGTGCCCTCGAGACGCTGCTCGTGGCCGCTCGCGCTGTGGCTCGCGACGAAGGGCCGGCAGGTCGCGCCGTTGGCGTTGCTGACGGCGGCCGCGGCGACGAAGGAGCCGTAGGAGCCGCTGTCGGGGTTCGCCCAGGGAACGGAGGCGTTGACGGCGTCGGCCGTCATGGCGAGGCCAAGCGCGCCGCGGGCGTAGCCCCAGTCCGAGGCGGTCAGCCCGGGCGGGGTCGCAGAGGGCTCGACGGCGGAGGCGGCGGGCGCATAGGCCGCAGGCTTCGGCGCCTCCGACGGCGCGGCCGAGGCGACGCCCGGCGGCGGCGCGAGCGGGGCCGAGGTGACGGCGCTCTTCGCCTCGCCTTCGTATTTGAAGTCGTCGGACTGCCGCTCGGCGGCGGGGCGGCGGATGCTGCCGGTCTTCAATTCGTCCGCGTCGGAGCCGAACAGCGGATAGGACACGCTGCAGCCGCCCACGAGCAGGGCGAGGCCGAACGCCGCGACGACGCCGCCCCCGCGGCGGAGCGCCGCTCGCGACGGGCCGGCGGCTCGTGTAGACCGTTCGCTGTCGGACAAACGCTGATACAGGCTACGCATCCGCACTCGTAAACTCCGTGATCACGATACGAACTGAACGGCAGGAGCGGTTAATGTCGAGTGACTTCCACGCCACAGACGATCCTTTCCAGGCGTTCGACGCCTGGATGGCGGAGGCCGTCGCCGCGGAGATCAACGATCCCAACGCCATGGCGCTCGCGACCGTGGACGCGGACGGCCTGCCGGACGTGCGGGTGGTGTTGCTGAACGGCCTCGATCGGCGCGGCTTCGTGTTCTACACCAACCTCGGCAGCGCCAAGGGCCGCGAGTTGACGGCCCAGCCGAAGGCGGCGGCGGTGTTTCACTGGAAGTCGCTGCGGCGGCAGATTCGCATCCGCGGCCCGGTCGAGCGCGTGACCGAGGCCGAGGCCGACGCCTACTTCGCCACAAGGCCGCGGCTGAGCCGGATCGGCGCCTGGGCGTCCCGCCAGTCGGCGCCGTTGGCCTCCCGCCAGGAGCTTGAGGACGCCGTCGCCGCCTTCGAGACGCGGTTCGAGGGCGAGGAGCCGCCGCGCCCGCCGCACTGGACGGGCTTCCGCATCGTCCCCATGTCGATCGAGTTCTGGCAGGATATGCCGTTCCGCCTGCACGACCGCGCAACCTTCGCGGCGCAGCCGGACGGCTCCTGGACCCGCACCCGCCTCTACCCGTGACCCCCGCGCAGGATCAGCGATGAGCCCGACCGATCCGAAGCCGCAAGCGGCGCCCGGCGTCTGCCCGATGACCGGCGCGCGCCCCGGCGACCCCTCCCCGATCGCCGCCGCGCCGACGGCGACGCACGCCGCGACGCCGACGGTTTCCCCCGCGTCGCGACCGCGGTCCTCGGGCTCCAACGAGCCGCGCAAGACGCTGCTGCTGACCGGCGCAAGCCGCGGCATCGGCCACGCCACGGTCAAGCGGTTCTCCGCCGTCGGCTGGCGCGTCATCACCTGCTCGCGGCATCATTTTCCCGAAGAGTGCCCCTGGGGCGCGGGCCCCGAGGACCATGTCCAGGTCGACCTGTCCGACGTGGACGACACCGTGCGCGCGATCGACGAGATCAAGAGCCGGCTGGACGGCGGATTGATCCATGCGCTGGTGAACAACGCCGGCATCTCGCCCAAGGCCCCCGGCGGCGGCCGCCTGAACGGGCTCGAGACCGCGCTCGACGACTGGAAGACCGTGTTCCAGGTCAATTTCTTCGCGCCGATCATGCTGGCGCGCGGGCTCTCCGCGGAGCTTACGGCGGCCAAGGGCTCGATCGTGAACGTCACCTCGATCGCCGGCGGCCGGGTGCACCCCTTCGCGGGCGCGGCCTACGCCACCTCGAAGGCGGCGCTCGCCTCGCTCACCCGCGAGATGGCCGCGGACTTCGGGCCGCTCGGCGTGCGCGTCAACGCCATCGCGCCGGGCGAGATTGACACGGCGATCCTTTCTCCCGGCACCGACAGGATCGTGGCGCAAATTCCGCTCCGCCGGCTCGGCACGCCGGACGAGGTCGCGAAGACGATCTACTTCCTGTGCACCGAGAACTCGTCCTACGTGACGGGCGCCGAGATCCACATCAACGGCGGCCAGCACGTCTGACGACGTGGTGGGCGGCGCCGCTCGCGCTCACCGGGTCGCGAAGGCCCGCGCCCGCGTCATGGAGCCGTCGAACGACACCACGGGGCTCGGGCGGCCGATCAGGTAGCCCTGGATCTCCTCGCAGTTGAGCTCCGCCAGGAACGCGCGCTGCTCAACGGTCTCCACGCCCTCGGCGGTGATCGGCATGCCGAGGCTCTCGCCGAGGGCCACGACCGCCCGCACGATGGCCTTCGCCTGCGGGCTGGTCGAGATCTGCCGGATGAACGAGGCGTCGATCTTGATGCGGTCGAACGGGAACGACTGCAGATAGGACAGCGACGAGTAGCCGGTGCCGAAGTCGTCCATGGCGATCTGGACGCCGAGCGCCTTCAGCCGCCGCAGCGTGTGGAGCGCGCTCGAGAGGTTGTCGAGCAGCACCCCTTCGGTGATCTCGAGTTCGAGGCGTTTCGCCGGCAGCCCGGTCTCGACCAGGATGCCGTGCACCAGCTCGACGATGTCGCCGTGCTGGAACTGCACCGGCGAGAGGTTCACCGCGACCTTGCCGGGCTTGATCCAGCCGGCCGCGTCCTGGCAGGCGCGGCGCAACACCCACTCGCCGATCGGCACGATCGCGGCGGTCTCCTCGGCCACGGGAATGAACACGGCGGGCGACACCACGCCGCGGGTGGGGTGCTTCCAGCGCAGCAGCGCCTCGAAGCCGACGATCTCGCCCGTCTGCGTGTTCGCCTGCGGCATCCAGTGCAGGAACATCTCGTTGCGGGAGATCGCGGTCGCGAGGTCCTGCTGCAGGGCCCGGCGCTCGCGCAGCGCGAGGTCCATCTCGGGCTCGAAGCCGCGCGCCAGACCCCGTCCCTCGGCCTTGGCCCGGTAGAGCGCGCTGTCGGCGTTGGCGAACAGGGTGTCCGTGGTGGAGCCGTGGTGGGGATAGACGGCGTAGCCGACGCTCGCGCCGCAGCGGATGGTCTTGCCGGCGATCACGGTTTCGGTGTTGAGCCGCTCCGTCAGCCGCGCCGCGAGCTTGTCGGCGTCGCCGGCGTCCGGGCCGGTCCCGATCAGCACGAACTCGTCGCCGCCGAGACGGAAGGTCATCGCGTCCGGCGCGGCCGAGACGATCCTGCGCGACGCCGTGCGCAGCAGGTCGTCGCCCGCCGCATGGCCGAAGACGTCGTTGACCTCCTTGAACTTGTCGAGGTCGACGCAGAACAGCGCGACCTCCCCTCCCCGCTTCAAGGCGGCGGCGAGCGCTTCGTTGAAGGCGGCGCGGTTGGCGAGGCCGGTCAGCGGGTCGTGGTAGGCGAGGTGGCGGATGCGGTGCTCGTTGCGGCGCTGCTCGGAGAGGTCGCGCAAGGTGTAGACGCGGCGGAGCCTGCCCTCGAGCGTCATGTCGCGGCTTGCGATCTCGACCGGGACGGTCTCGCGGCCCGTGGCCTTCAGCAGGGCCTCCTGCGGCTTGGCGAAGCTCGCGGACAGCAGCCGATCCGGGTCCGGCGCCGCGAGGAAGTCCCGCAGCGCGCGGCCCCGCAGCACCGCGGGGTCGAGCCCGATCAGACGGGCGGCCGCGAGGTTGACGTCGACGATGCGCTGGTCCTCGCAGATCACCAGGCCTTCGTTGGTCAGGTCGGCGAAGGCGCGGTCACGGGCGTTCTGCTGGCTGCCGCCGGCGCCGAAGCGCCCATCCGCCATGGCGCCGACGAAGGCGGCGACGAGCGAGGTCACGCTGACGGCGGCGGCGACGAAGGCCAGCTGCATGCCGTCGATGGCGTTGGCAAAGGTCAGGAGCCCGGCGTTCGGCCGGACCAGGGCGCCGACGGTCGAGAGGGCGTGAAAGGCGAACAGCGCAATCCCAAGCAACGCGGCCGCGAGCGCGTACCCGGCGATCGTCCTGAGCTTCGACGCGAGCGCGAAGGCGCCGGCGGCGCCGACGGCCACGACGACCGTCGCCAGGGAGAACATGGTCATGTCGAGCGACGCGCGTCCCGGCGCGCGCAGCGCGCTGACCCCGACGAAGCCAGCCAGCGCCGCGGCCGATCCAAAGAGCGCGCCGCCGATCGCCGCCTTGGCGACGGCGCCGCGCTTGAAGGCGGCGCCCGTGACGTAGACGGCGGTCACGGCGACGACCAGCGCGATCACCAGCGACGCGCCGACGATACGCAGATCGTAGGCCGCGCCCTCGACGCCGCCGAGCGCGAGCAGAGCCAGCGCATGCCCGACCCACGCGGACAGTCCGAGCGCCGCGCCGGCGAGCCCGGCGCGCCAGATCCGCCCCTCGTCGGAGGCCTCGTCCATGCGCGCCAGCAGCACGATCGCGAGCGCGCCGGTCAGGCAGCACGCAAGCAGCAGCGTGGCCAGTCCGGGGAGCGGCAGATCGATCGAAGCTGCGGAGAACCAGGGCATTCTGCGGGAGCCGGTGCGGGGTCGGTCGTGAGGCGACGACTAAACACGCATCAGGATAATAAGTGATGAAATTTCAACCACCGCGGACCGGAAACGGACGTTCGCTTCAAGCGCGTCGGTGGCCTCTGCACACGGCAAACGACGCTCTGGCCGCTCCCGGTCGAGGGCGTCGACGGACCGCCCCGCGCCTGTCGGGCGAGGCCTAAAGCCAGCGCCGCCATTTGAAGACAATGTAGGGGACGATCGCGCTGATCAGCATCAGGCCGAGCGCCATCGGATAGCCGAAGCGCCACTGCAGCTCCGGCATCGCCTCGAAGTTCATGCCGTAGATCGACGCCACCAGCGTCGGCGGCAGGAACACCACCGCCATCACCGAGAACAGCTTCACGATGTCGTTCTGGGCGAGGCTGACCATGCCGAGCATGGCGTCGAGCAGGAAGGTGACCTTGTTGGCGAGGAAGCCGGCGTGCTCGATCAGCGAGGCGACGTCGCGCTGCATGGGGCGGAGCTGGGCCTTGGTCTCCTTCGAGGGCTTCACGCCCTCGATCTCGGCCGAGAGGTAGAGCACCACGCGCTGGAGCGTGACGAGGCTCTCGCGCGACTTCGACAGCAGGTCGCCCTTGCGGCCGATCAGCTTCAGCAGCTCCTGGTACGGCTTGCGGTAGGCCTGGGCGCCGGCGCGCTCGAAGATCAGGTGCGAGAGTTCGTCGACGTCGGCCCCGACCCGCTCGAGGATGTCCGCGATGCGGTCGATGACCGCGTCGAAGAGGCCGAGCAGGACGCCCTCCGGCGAACGGATCGGCTGCAC is drawn from Methylopila sp. 73B and contains these coding sequences:
- a CDS encoding magnesium transporter CorA family protein, yielding MLIVYVARDGALQRVDPSPGEPLPGDLVWIDLISPTPDEDKLVEATIGVGVPTREEMVEIEPSSRLYVENGARYMTASVLCHVDTRMPLLSAVSFILTPKALVTVRYEDPKPFSLFAARACKANGVQPIRSPEGVLLGLFDAVIDRIADILERVGADVDELSHLIFERAGAQAYRKPYQELLKLIGRKGDLLSKSRESLVTLQRVVLYLSAEIEGVKPSKETKAQLRPMQRDVASLIEHAGFLANKVTFLLDAMLGMVSLAQNDIVKLFSVMAVVFLPPTLVASIYGMNFEAMPELQWRFGYPMALGLMLISAIVPYIVFKWRRWL
- the pdxH gene encoding pyridoxamine 5'-phosphate oxidase encodes the protein MRTERQERLMSSDFHATDDPFQAFDAWMAEAVAAEINDPNAMALATVDADGLPDVRVVLLNGLDRRGFVFYTNLGSAKGRELTAQPKAAAVFHWKSLRRQIRIRGPVERVTEAEADAYFATRPRLSRIGAWASRQSAPLASRQELEDAVAAFETRFEGEEPPRPPHWTGFRIVPMSIEFWQDMPFRLHDRATFAAQPDGSWTRTRLYP
- a CDS encoding RT0821/Lpp0805 family surface protein; this encodes MRSLYQRLSDSERSTRAAGPSRAALRRGGGVVAAFGLALLVGGCSVSYPLFGSDADELKTGSIRRPAAERQSDDFKYEGEAKSAVTSAPLAPPPGVASAAPSEAPKPAAYAPAASAVEPSATPPGLTASDWGYARGALGLAMTADAVNASVPWANPDSGSYGSFVAAAAVSNANGATCRPFVASHSASGHEQRLEGTACRTAAGYWEAVAIRTTASRSL
- a CDS encoding EAL domain-containing protein, which gives rise to MPWFSAASIDLPLPGLATLLLACCLTGALAIVLLARMDEASDEGRIWRAGLAGAALGLSAWVGHALALLALGGVEGAAYDLRIVGASLVIALVVAVTAVYVTGAAFKRGAVAKAAIGGALFGSAAALAGFVGVSALRAPGRASLDMTMFSLATVVVAVGAAGAFALASKLRTIAGYALAAALLGIALFAFHALSTVGALVRPNAGLLTFANAIDGMQLAFVAAAVSVTSLVAAFVGAMADGRFGAGGSQQNARDRAFADLTNEGLVICEDQRIVDVNLAAARLIGLDPAVLRGRALRDFLAAPDPDRLLSASFAKPQEALLKATGRETVPVEIASRDMTLEGRLRRVYTLRDLSEQRRNEHRIRHLAYHDPLTGLANRAAFNEALAAALKRGGEVALFCVDLDKFKEVNDVFGHAAGDDLLRTASRRIVSAAPDAMTFRLGGDEFVLIGTGPDAGDADKLAARLTERLNTETVIAGKTIRCGASVGYAVYPHHGSTTDTLFANADSALYRAKAEGRGLARGFEPEMDLALRERRALQQDLATAISRNEMFLHWMPQANTQTGEIVGFEALLRWKHPTRGVVSPAVFIPVAEETAAIVPIGEWVLRRACQDAAGWIKPGKVAVNLSPVQFQHGDIVELVHGILVETGLPAKRLELEITEGVLLDNLSSALHTLRRLKALGVQIAMDDFGTGYSSLSYLQSFPFDRIKIDASFIRQISTSPQAKAIVRAVVALGESLGMPITAEGVETVEQRAFLAELNCEEIQGYLIGRPSPVVSFDGSMTRARAFATR
- a CDS encoding SDR family oxidoreductase, which gives rise to MSPTDPKPQAAPGVCPMTGARPGDPSPIAAAPTATHAATPTVSPASRPRSSGSNEPRKTLLLTGASRGIGHATVKRFSAVGWRVITCSRHHFPEECPWGAGPEDHVQVDLSDVDDTVRAIDEIKSRLDGGLIHALVNNAGISPKAPGGGRLNGLETALDDWKTVFQVNFFAPIMLARGLSAELTAAKGSIVNVTSIAGGRVHPFAGAAYATSKAALASLTREMAADFGPLGVRVNAIAPGEIDTAILSPGTDRIVAQIPLRRLGTPDEVAKTIYFLCTENSSYVTGAEIHINGGQHV
- a CDS encoding nuclear transport factor 2 family protein; the protein is MSDTRPPLPPFTFETATLKARKAEDAWNTHDPEKVSLAYTEDSTWRNRSDFFTGRPAIVAFLTRKWAKELDYRLIKELWAFHDNRIAVRFQYEWHDAAGDWFRSYGNEQWEFDERGLMRRREASINDVVIRESQRKFLWPKGPRPEDFPGLTELGL
- a CDS encoding DnaJ C-terminal domain-containing protein, with protein sequence MRDPYDVLGVTRSATSADIKKAFRKLAKTWHPDQRPDDPKAKERFAEISSAYELLSDENKRGQFDRGEIDAEGKPRFRGFEGASARPGAGPRGAHFEFDLGGSPFGGARRGFGGGAGNEDIFEDILGAFGGRRPRGGAGFGGEPPRGEDVTAEIVVPFREWARGAKRRVRLPTGKELEVSVPAGIEDGKSIRLKGQGQASGLGGAPGDALVRVRIAPDPQFRAEGRDVRVEVPVALYEAVLGAKVRVPTLDGAVELKVPAGSDGGRTLRLRGKGIGADGSAGDLLVELRIALPPGGDPKLDELARRLRDEAPYDPRG